From one Oncorhynchus keta strain PuntledgeMale-10-30-2019 chromosome 30, Oket_V2, whole genome shotgun sequence genomic stretch:
- the LOC118376465 gene encoding rho-related GTP-binding protein RhoG-like: MQTMKCVVVGDGAVGKTCLLISYTTNAFPEEYIPTVFDNYSAQMTVDGRSISLNLWDTAGQEEYDRLRTLSYPQSNVFVICFSIGSPSSHANVRHKWHPEVSHHCPSVPILLVGTKRDLRSDGDTVKKLKEQGLAPTTQQQGNSMAKQIGAVKYMECSALTQEGVREVFNEAVRAVLYPVTKKNAKKCVLL; encoded by the exons ATGCAGACCATGAAGTGTGTAGTGGTGGGGGACGGTGCTGTGGGTAAAACATGCCTCCTCATCTCCTACACCACCAATGCTTTCCCAGAGGAGTACATCCCCACCGTGTTCGACAACTACAGCGCCCAG aTGACGGTAGATGGTCGCAGCATCAGCCTCAACCTGTGGGACACAGCCGGACAAGAGGAGTACGACCGCCTCCGTACTCTGTCCTACCCCCAATCCAACGTCTTCGTCATCTGTTTCTCCATCGGGAGTCCTTCCTCCCACGCCAACGTCCGCCACAAGTGGCACCCGGAGGTGTCTCACCACTGCCCCAGCGTGCCCATCCTCCTAGTGGGGACCAAGCGGGACCTGAGGAGTGATGGGGACACGGTGAAGAAGCTGAAGGAGCAGGGTTTAGCTCCCACCACACAGCAACAGGGGAACAGCATGGCTAAGCAGATAGGAGCGGTGAAGTACATGGAGTGCTCTGCTCTGACACAGGAAGGGGTCAGGGAAGTGTTCAACGAGGCAGTACGGGCCGTGTTGTATCCTGTTACCAAAAAGAATGCCAAGAAGTGTGTACTGTTGTAA